The Spirosoma foliorum genome has a window encoding:
- a CDS encoding YceI family protein has product MQNSLLISATLIPLFLTGSLLLDNHTTEVPPKSAIQHTLAKATTYTVDPAQSTISWNSKKVTGEHNGLVKIAKGQFLVDGTKLTGGTFVADMTTMRDIDKGEANPFNERLVNHLRSDDFFAVEKFPTSTFKITSVKPIDGAKAGEPNYTINGELTIKNTTKPQTFPATVTLTGNVAQATAKLTVNRIDYDIKYRAAIIGTAADKIIDDTFLLDLKLVATKSPL; this is encoded by the coding sequence ATGCAAAATAGCCTATTGATCAGTGCTACGCTTATTCCCCTATTTCTGACCGGCAGTCTGTTACTCGACAATCATACTACCGAAGTTCCTCCAAAATCTGCCATTCAGCACACTCTGGCCAAAGCCACTACCTACACGGTTGATCCCGCCCAAAGCACAATCAGTTGGAACTCAAAAAAAGTTACCGGAGAGCATAATGGTCTGGTAAAAATAGCCAAGGGTCAATTCCTTGTGGACGGCACTAAACTTACTGGTGGCACCTTCGTGGCCGATATGACTACCATGCGCGACATTGATAAGGGGGAAGCCAATCCGTTTAATGAAAGACTGGTCAATCACCTGCGGTCGGATGATTTTTTTGCTGTGGAAAAATTCCCTACCTCGACCTTTAAAATTACCAGTGTGAAACCGATTGACGGGGCCAAAGCTGGCGAACCCAATTATACCATTAATGGCGAACTAACCATTAAAAATACGACCAAGCCACAGACGTTTCCGGCAACCGTAACCCTCACCGGAAATGTAGCGCAGGCAACGGCTAAACTGACGGTCAATCGGATTGACTACGATATTAAGTACCGGGCTGCCATCATTGGCACAGCAGCTGACAAAATCATTGATGATACTTTTTTGCTGGATTTAAAGTTAGTAGCCACTAAATCGCCCTTGTGA
- a CDS encoding dienelactone hydrolase family protein, with amino-acid sequence MATNNIHKEDIKQEVFDLYDDYAHNRIDRRDFVQKLSIYAVGGITVASLMSFLMPDYQGAIQIKADDPRLESDYINYSSPKGGGTIKALLSKPKGTTKKLGGIIVVHENRGLNPHIADVARRAALAGFVSIAPDALTPLGGYPGTDDEGRALQSKRDRNEMLEDFIAAFDYLKKDKDCNGKIGVVGFCFGGWIANMMAVRIPDLAAAVPFYGGQPAAEDVPKIKSPLLLQYGELDKGVNAGWPAYEEALKKNNKEYTAYIYPNANHGFHNDTTPRYDKAAAELAWQRTIDFFKAKLT; translated from the coding sequence ATGGCAACCAACAATATCCATAAAGAAGACATCAAACAAGAGGTATTTGACCTCTATGATGATTATGCCCACAACCGCATTGATCGGCGCGACTTTGTACAAAAACTGTCAATCTATGCGGTGGGTGGTATTACTGTAGCCTCGCTGATGAGTTTCCTGATGCCTGATTACCAGGGAGCGATCCAAATAAAAGCCGACGATCCTCGTCTGGAATCCGACTATATCAATTATTCGTCGCCCAAAGGTGGCGGTACGATCAAAGCTTTATTATCGAAGCCGAAGGGTACGACCAAGAAACTCGGCGGCATCATCGTCGTTCATGAAAATCGGGGCTTAAATCCGCACATTGCCGATGTGGCCCGGAGAGCTGCTCTGGCAGGATTCGTTTCCATTGCCCCCGACGCATTAACCCCGCTAGGTGGTTATCCGGGTACTGATGATGAAGGGCGCGCCCTCCAGAGCAAACGGGACAGAAATGAAATGTTAGAGGATTTTATTGCTGCCTTCGACTATCTGAAAAAGGATAAAGATTGCAATGGAAAAATTGGCGTTGTTGGTTTTTGCTTCGGTGGGTGGATTGCCAATATGATGGCTGTACGCATTCCGGATTTAGCAGCCGCTGTGCCATTTTATGGCGGTCAGCCAGCAGCCGAGGATGTTCCTAAAATAAAATCTCCCCTACTGTTACAGTATGGTGAACTGGATAAAGGCGTCAACGCAGGTTGGCCAGCCTACGAAGAGGCTCTAAAAAAGAACAATAAAGAATACACGGCTTACATTTACCCGAATGCCAATCACGGCTTTCATAACGATACAACGCCCCGTTATGATAAAGCCGCGGCCGAATTGGCCTGGCAGCGTACAATTGATTTTTTCAAGGCGAAGCTGACGTAA
- a CDS encoding PA14 domain-containing protein, whose protein sequence is MKAILVILGVFLWLRTLPTQAQQGLKGEYYTGTNFEHKVFTRIDPAISFDWPKRNFSWLQSTPGPGMPKSYYSIRWTGKLLAPMSGAYTFNAKVDDGIRVWVGNKKVIDSWQLNDSKHFSGRVILEAGKFYDLRVDYFNDMLGGSIDLLWLLPNAPKLIFNGVSNPGESITAQYFFQKAAPERVTVINKSAKPVLPIPKPALIAKVTPKRPKSNTSKPAPSLPLPLDRQSVARTKPAVNTVAQPTPPVAPTPNPFDGHKSGETFALRQVQFAQSSYVLLPESSAELDQLVAALKANPHWRINVAGHTDNVGDPRLNLALSENRAKVVMTYIMRHGVAEDRLTATGYGGIRPLTNNTTEGERSKNRRVEITIR, encoded by the coding sequence ATGAAAGCGATCCTAGTGATTTTGGGCGTATTTCTTTGGCTTCGAACGCTACCGACACAGGCTCAGCAAGGTTTGAAAGGGGAGTATTACACCGGAACGAATTTCGAACATAAAGTTTTCACCCGAATTGATCCCGCCATTAGTTTCGACTGGCCAAAGCGCAATTTCAGTTGGTTACAAAGCACTCCGGGACCGGGTATGCCCAAATCCTATTACTCCATTCGCTGGACGGGTAAACTACTGGCGCCCATGTCGGGAGCTTATACGTTCAATGCGAAAGTAGATGACGGGATTCGGGTATGGGTTGGGAATAAAAAGGTAATCGATTCCTGGCAGTTGAACGATTCGAAGCATTTTAGTGGCCGGGTTATTCTGGAAGCGGGTAAGTTCTACGATTTGCGAGTCGATTATTTTAACGATATGCTCGGCGGGTCAATCGACCTGTTATGGCTATTACCTAATGCACCAAAACTCATTTTCAACGGTGTTAGTAACCCCGGCGAGTCCATAACCGCCCAATATTTCTTTCAAAAAGCGGCACCCGAACGAGTCACCGTAATCAACAAATCAGCCAAGCCTGTTCTGCCTATACCCAAACCGGCTCTGATTGCTAAAGTTACGCCCAAACGCCCTAAATCGAATACTTCTAAACCCGCACCTAGCTTACCCTTGCCGCTGGACCGACAGTCAGTGGCAAGGACTAAGCCCGCAGTCAATACAGTTGCTCAACCAACTCCTCCAGTAGCGCCAACACCAAACCCGTTCGATGGTCATAAGTCGGGCGAGACGTTTGCGTTGCGTCAGGTTCAGTTTGCACAAAGCAGTTATGTATTGTTGCCAGAATCATCGGCAGAGCTAGATCAGCTTGTGGCCGCTCTAAAAGCAAATCCACATTGGCGCATCAACGTAGCGGGACATACAGATAACGTCGGCGATCCAAGGCTGAATCTGGCATTATCTGAAAATCGAGCCAAAGTTGTTATGACTTACATAATGCGGCATGGAGTTGCCGAAGATCGCCTTACTGCTACCGGATATGGCGGCATACGCCCCCTTACCAACAATACCACAGAAGGCGAACGAAGTAAAAACCGGCGGGTAGAGATTACGATTCGGTAG